The following proteins are co-located in the Paludibaculum fermentans genome:
- a CDS encoding outer membrane protein assembly factor BamB family protein: MRSIGALVLTAMATAGIATPQGRPVDWPSAGGDARRTGWAKSDVRITRDNVKDFQLVLKSKIDGPAPGSKALTPPVVIGLLISYKGFKELGFVYGNSGDLWAIDLDLNRPFWKTKLNAPAQGGPECASLATVPALTPPAVFGRRPGGPRPAGGAAAATPRPTLPARLGGGGFGGSRSVYVLAGDGTLHMVNSSDGSDQFPALKFLPANTKPASLLMTDNTVYAMTTGGCGGVANAIYAIDLAQEETSPVSFPLAGTDPNGTGGFAVGNDGTVYIQTGSGVSDPASGKWGNALLALSSKKVEQKDYFLLPKSAARKNPALNVTTPVVFEFKGRDVIATASPDGRIVLLDSKSLGGADHKTPLAQTPVIASSQGGITGGLSTWEDADGARWLAAPVWGALNSAFKPAAANGAAPNGSIVAFRVEEKDGKVVLVPAWASRDLRSPVAPVITSGALFALSTAGQATLYGLDAATGKELYSTGNQVTVPASLTGLTLANGRVFFTTTDNTLYGFGIFMEI; this comes from the coding sequence ATGAGATCGATTGGTGCACTGGTTCTGACCGCGATGGCAACCGCCGGCATCGCCACCCCGCAAGGCCGGCCGGTCGACTGGCCCTCCGCCGGGGGTGACGCCCGCCGCACCGGCTGGGCAAAGAGCGATGTCCGCATCACCAGGGACAACGTCAAGGACTTCCAGCTTGTCCTGAAAAGCAAAATCGACGGCCCGGCCCCGGGCAGCAAGGCCCTGACGCCGCCCGTCGTCATCGGCCTGCTCATCTCCTATAAAGGCTTTAAGGAGCTCGGCTTCGTCTACGGGAATTCCGGGGATCTGTGGGCCATCGATCTCGACCTGAACCGGCCATTCTGGAAGACAAAGCTGAATGCCCCCGCGCAGGGTGGACCTGAATGCGCCAGCCTCGCCACGGTCCCGGCCCTCACCCCGCCTGCGGTCTTCGGCCGCCGTCCAGGGGGCCCCAGACCTGCCGGTGGCGCTGCAGCCGCGACGCCACGCCCCACGCTGCCCGCGCGCCTGGGCGGCGGCGGCTTCGGTGGCTCCCGCTCCGTCTACGTGCTCGCCGGTGACGGCACCCTGCACATGGTCAACTCTTCCGACGGCAGCGATCAGTTCCCTGCTCTCAAGTTTCTGCCCGCCAACACCAAACCGGCCAGCCTGCTGATGACGGACAACACGGTCTATGCGATGACCACCGGGGGTTGTGGCGGTGTGGCGAACGCAATCTATGCCATCGACCTTGCCCAGGAAGAGACGTCCCCCGTCTCGTTCCCGCTGGCCGGAACCGACCCCAATGGCACTGGCGGTTTCGCTGTCGGCAACGACGGCACAGTTTATATCCAGACGGGCTCCGGCGTCTCCGATCCTGCCAGCGGCAAGTGGGGCAACGCGCTGCTCGCCCTCAGCTCCAAGAAAGTCGAGCAGAAAGACTACTTCCTCCTGCCCAAGTCCGCCGCCAGGAAGAATCCGGCCCTGAACGTCACCACTCCAGTAGTCTTCGAGTTCAAAGGCCGCGATGTCATCGCCACTGCCTCACCGGATGGCCGCATCGTCCTGCTGGATTCCAAGTCGCTGGGCGGCGCCGACCACAAAACGCCGCTGGCTCAGACCCCTGTCATCGCCTCTTCGCAGGGTGGTATCACAGGCGGACTCTCCACATGGGAGGATGCCGACGGTGCCCGTTGGCTCGCCGCTCCGGTCTGGGGCGCCCTCAACAGTGCCTTTAAGCCCGCGGCCGCAAATGGCGCTGCACCCAACGGATCCATCGTCGCCTTCCGCGTCGAAGAGAAGGACGGCAAGGTCGTCCTCGTGCCGGCCTGGGCCTCGCGCGACCTGAGGTCGCCGGTGGCTCCTGTCATCACGAGCGGCGCGCTCTTTGCCCTCTCGACTGCGGGCCAGGCCACGCTCTACGGCTTGGACGCCGCGACAGGCAAGGAACTCTACTCCACCGGTAACCAGGTCACGGTCCCAGCCAGCCTGACGGGCCTCACCTTGGCGAACGGCCGCGTCTTCTTCACCACCACCGACAACACGCTCTACGGCTTCGGCATCTTCATGGAGATCTGA
- a CDS encoding pyrrolo-quinoline quinone, with protein MRRHFVWILGLMGCGLLYGADWPTDGGNPQRTAWQQDEKILTKDNVKNLKVLWKLKLDNVPQEMHSLFAPMIVENVPTPSGPKEIGIVGGISDNIYAIDVKTGKLLWQKHFEYPEPERRGRPGDPLCPPGMTAAPTVGPAAANGARTLYALAGDGKLHSLSVGDGEEVAPPFPFGYPNGKHYSLNLWNDILFTSTSQGCAGNPNQMWAVNLKDPEHKVMVAHPKSGGLWGRSGVAIDSTGTAWAPTGDGRYDAANEVYGNGLIGAKVTGGELKIRDWFEPSNWVWLQKRDLDMQVTPAIFDYKGRELMVTGSKECRVYLLDTRSAGGENHMVPMFRTPLLCNEEVDFQSAGIWGSMASWLDDKGTRWALTPFWGPSHPNFKPPVSHGPVEHGAVVAFKVEEVNGKPQLTPAWMSRDMDQAEPPVIANGIVFAYGSGENTRQAYPDKGLADYSPLRIKASTHAVLYALDGQTGKELYNSGDEISSFVHFGALSVANGRVYLGSFDSVLYCFGLPGK; from the coding sequence ATGCGAAGACACTTTGTTTGGATCCTGGGACTGATGGGCTGCGGCCTGCTCTATGGCGCCGACTGGCCCACTGACGGCGGCAACCCGCAGCGTACGGCATGGCAGCAGGACGAGAAGATTCTCACCAAAGATAATGTGAAGAATCTGAAGGTCCTCTGGAAACTGAAGCTCGACAACGTACCGCAGGAGATGCATTCGCTCTTCGCGCCGATGATCGTCGAGAACGTACCCACCCCCAGCGGTCCGAAGGAGATCGGCATCGTCGGCGGAATCTCCGACAACATTTATGCCATCGACGTCAAAACGGGGAAACTCCTCTGGCAAAAGCATTTTGAGTATCCTGAGCCGGAACGCCGCGGCCGCCCGGGCGATCCGCTCTGCCCGCCTGGCATGACGGCCGCGCCGACAGTGGGCCCGGCCGCCGCCAATGGGGCACGAACGCTCTACGCCCTCGCGGGCGATGGCAAGCTGCACTCGTTGAGCGTAGGCGATGGGGAGGAAGTCGCGCCGCCGTTCCCCTTCGGCTATCCCAACGGTAAGCACTACTCGCTGAACCTCTGGAACGACATCCTCTTCACCTCCACCTCGCAGGGCTGCGCCGGCAATCCAAACCAGATGTGGGCAGTCAATCTGAAGGACCCCGAGCACAAGGTGATGGTCGCCCACCCGAAGAGCGGCGGACTCTGGGGCCGCAGCGGCGTCGCCATCGACTCCACCGGCACCGCCTGGGCGCCCACCGGTGACGGCCGCTATGACGCCGCCAATGAGGTCTATGGAAACGGTCTGATCGGTGCAAAAGTCACCGGCGGCGAACTCAAGATCCGCGACTGGTTCGAGCCTTCCAACTGGGTGTGGCTGCAGAAGCGGGACCTCGACATGCAAGTCACCCCCGCCATCTTCGACTACAAGGGCCGCGAACTGATGGTCACCGGCAGCAAGGAATGCCGGGTCTACCTGCTCGACACACGCTCCGCGGGCGGCGAGAACCACATGGTCCCCATGTTCCGCACCCCGCTGCTCTGTAACGAGGAAGTCGACTTCCAGTCAGCGGGAATCTGGGGCAGCATGGCCAGTTGGCTCGACGATAAGGGCACCCGCTGGGCCCTCACACCCTTCTGGGGCCCGTCTCATCCGAACTTCAAGCCTCCCGTGTCGCACGGCCCGGTGGAGCACGGCGCCGTCGTCGCCTTCAAGGTGGAAGAGGTCAACGGAAAACCGCAGCTGACCCCGGCCTGGATGTCCCGCGACATGGATCAGGCCGAGCCGCCCGTCATCGCGAATGGCATCGTCTTCGCCTACGGCAGCGGCGAGAACACCCGCCAAGCCTACCCCGACAAGGGACTGGCCGATTACAGCCCCCTCCGCATCAAGGCCTCCACTCATGCTGTTCTCTACGCCCTCGATGGGCAGACCGGCAAGGAACTCTACAACAGCGGCGACGAGATCTCGTCGTTCGTCCATTTCGGAGCCTTGTCCGTGGCCAATGGCCGGGTCTACCTCGGTTCGTTCGACAGCGTCCTCTACTGCTTTGGCCTGCCGGGGAAATAG